attaattCTTTCCCCAAGATAATCCACTAAAAAGAGGGTCCACAGCATAGTTTTTTCCAATGCAATAAAGTTACATTGTGTCTATTTTTCATTGATAAAGGGGTATTTCCATGGGTTTGCCTTGGTATCGTGTTCATACCGTCGTATTGAATGATCCCGGTCGTTTGATTTCTGTCCATATAATGCATACAGCTCTGGTTGCTGGTTGGGCCGGTTCGATGGCTCTATACGAATTAGCAGTTTTTGATCCTTCTGATCCTGTTCTTGATCCAATGTGGAGACAGGGTATGTTCGTTATACCCTTCATGACTCGTTTAGGAATAACCAATTCATGGGGCGGTTGGAGTATCACAGGGGGTACTGTAACGAATCCGGGTATTTGGAGTTACGAAGGTGTGGCCGGGGCACATATTGTGTTTTCGGGCTTGTGCTTTTTGGCAGCTATCTGGCATTGGGTGTATTGGGATCTAGAAATATTTACTGATGAACGTACAGGAAAACCCTCTTTGGATTTGCCTAAGATCTTTGGAATTCATTTATTTCTATCAGGGGTGGCTTGCTTTGGTTTTGGTGCATTTCATGTAACAGGATTGTATGGTCCTGGAATATGGGTGTCCGATCCTTATGGACTAACTGGAAGGGTACAATCCGTAAATCCAGCGTGGGGTGTGGAGGGTTTTGATCCTTTTGTTCCGGGAGGAATAGCCTCTCATCATATTGCAGCAGGGACCTTGGGCATATTGGCGGGTCTATTCCATCTTAGTGTACGTCCACCTCAACGCCTATACAAAGGATTACGTATGGGAAATATTGAAACCGTCCTTTCCAGTAGTATTGCTGCTGTCTTTTTTGCCGCTTTTGTAGTTGCTGGAACTATGTGGTATGGTTCAGCAACTACCCCGATTGAATTATTTGGTCCCACTCGTTATCAATGGGATCAAGGATACTTCCAACAAGAAATATATCGAAGAATTGGTGCTGGGTTGGCTGAAAATCAAAGTTTATCTGAAGCTTGGTCTAAAATTCCCGAAAAACTAGCTTTTTATGATTACATCGGCAATAATCCGGCAAAGGGGGGGTTATTCAGAGCGGGCTCAATGGACAACGGGGATGGAATAGCTGTTGGGTGGTTAGGACATCCTATCTTTAGAGATAAAGAGGGGCGCGAACTTTTTGTACGTCGTATGCCTACTTTTTTTGAAACATTTCCGGTTGTTTTGGTAGACGGAGACGGAATTGTTAGAGCCGATGTTCCTTTTAGAAGGGCGGAATCTAAATATAGTGTCGAACAAGTAGGTGTAACTGTCGAGTTCTATGGCGGCGAACTCAACGGAGTCAGTTATAGCGATCCCGCTACTGTGAAAAAATATGCTAGACGTGCTCAATTGGGTGAGATTTTTGAATTAGATCGTGCTACTTTGAAATCCGATGGTGTTTTTCGTAGCAGTCCACGGGGTTGGTTTACTTTTGGACATGCTTCGTTTGCTTTGCTCTTCTTCTTCGGACACATTTGGCATGGTGCTAGAACCTTGTTTCGAGATGTTTTTGCTGGTATTGATCCAGATTTAGATGCTCAAGTGGAATTTGGAGCATTCCAAAAACTTGGAGATCCAACTACAAGAAGACAAGTAGTCTGATACAATATGCTTTGTTACTTGTTacttttcattttgattttctttttgtgatttttagaTGGGGTACCAGATAAATCTTGATTTGAATCACTGCCTTTTCTTTGACTCTTGTTCTTTATTTATCCGGGAGACGATCCCAAATAAACAGGTATGGAAGCTATAATTGTAAATCACGATCGAATCTATGGAAGCATTGGTTTATACATTCCTTTTAGTCTCAACTCTAGGAATAATTTTTTTCGCTATCTTTTTTCGAGACCCGCCTAAAGTTCCAACTAAAAAGGTGAAATGATTTGTCATTATCTCAATTGAAGTACGGATCCTCCCAATATTGGGAGGATCCGTACTTCAACTAGTCCCCGTGTTCCTCGAATGGATCTCTTAGTTGTTGAGAGGGTTGCCCAAAAGCAGTATATAAGGCGTACCCAGTAAAACTTACAAGTAAACCAGATAAAAAGATGGCAACTAGGGTTGCTGTTTCCATGATTATATAGTTTTAAGACATTATAAAGTTTTAAGACCACAATGGATCTATGATAAGATCATTTATTTACAACGGAATGGTATACAAAGTCAACAGATCTTActgaatataaaatattatggcTACACAAACCGTTGAAGGTAGTTCTAGATCTGGCCGCCCAAAACGAACTAATGCGGGGAGTTTATTGAAACCATTGAATTCAGAATATGGTAAAGTAGCTCCTGGGTGGGGAACTACTCCTTTGATGGGTCTCGCAATGGCTCTATTCGCGATATTCCTATCTATTATTTTGGAGATTTATAATTCTTCCATTTTACTGGATGGAATTTCAATGAATTAGATTCACAAGAACCATTAACTGGCTTTTTCAATACAAAGTGAAGCGTTTaggtttctgatttttatcCCATTCTATTTTGGTAGTTTGACCGTGgaatttctttgtttctgtattTCCGGAATATGAGTGTGTGACTTGGTATAAATGATCCTATGGATAGTACAGAGAATGGGTCTGTCATCTTGATAGAGATGGTTTTACTTCGTCGGATATTCATTCTAGTATCTGGAGCACGGAATATATGAAATAGATTACTATTAGAACTATGATTCATACTTAATAGTCAGACCTCGTGTCCGGACTTCAAAAAATTTTTTCAAAGAGTTAGAAGTTATAAATAGAAATATTTTTATTCTTTCAAACTTTCGTTTATGCTTATTTTGATCAAAGGACAAAACAAAGGTTTCTTTGGTTTGGATTTTTAGTCATTATATCTATTCATTGAATAAGTGATGATCCAATGGTTCTTACTCAGGGAATTTTGGGACTTAGACTTAGTTTGAAAGGGTTTTATTGAATCATCGTGGTTTTAGTATGAATCTGAGGTTTTAATCAATTCATAGGGTCTTAACAAGAGAATTCCTATCAATAATAAAGAAAACAGCAGTAAAGCCGCATTACACATAAATAACACCAAAGAAAATAGGTAAATAGAAGATTCAAGAGGCCTATAACGATCAATATATAGACGAATGAGCCGACTTGATTTTTTGGCATTATAACCACAAAGAAGAGCTTTCGGATTTTTATTCTTTAGtatcttcaaaaaaaaattgaatcataAATCATAGAATTAATAAATTTCAAACTTTATATTACACACATCCGTTAGAACTAGTATTTGGGTGTTTCTGTTTGAGCCGTACGAGATGAAATTTTCATATACGGTTCTCCGGGGGGGTCCCCTTGATTTACCTATCTCAATAAAATCTATGATTGGTTCGAAGAACGTCTTGAGATTCAGGCAATTGCCGATGATATAACTAGTAAATATGTTCCTCCTCACGTCAACATATTTTATTGTCTAGGGGGAATTACGCTTACTTGTTTTTTAGTACAAGTAGCTACCGGGTTTGCTATGACTTTTTATTATCGTCCGACCGTTACGGAGGCCTTTGCTTCTGTTCAATATATAATGACTGAAGCTAATTTTGGTTGGTTAATCCGATCAGTTCATCGATGGTCGGCAAGTATGATGGTCCTAATGATGATCCTGCACGTATTTCGCGTGTATCTCACCGGCGGCTTTAAAAAACCTCGTGAATTGACTTGGGTTACAGGTGTGGTTTTGGGTGTATTAACCGCATCTTTTGGTGTAACTGGTTATTCCTTACCTCGGGACCAAATTGGTTATTGGGCAGTAAAAATTGTAACAGGCGTACCAGACGCTATTCCTGTAATAGGCTCGCCTCTGGTAGAGTTATTACGCGGAAGTGCTAGTGTAGGACAATCCACTTTGACTCGTTTTTATAGTTTACACACTTTTGTATTACCTCTTCTTACCGCCGTATTTATGTTAATGCACTTCCCAATGATACGTAAGCAAGGTATTTCTGGTCCTTTATAAAGAATATATACCATCTTGTAATCAATCATCTATCACTTGGGGTAGGAACACTAGTATTTCATTGCTACAAATATggattattgaaaaaaaaaaataagacatGTATTGGGATATTTCTCTTCAACTCTACAaaaatgtattatttttttgacACTCATAGTTGAAGTGAATTTTCCGAAGATAAAATGGATTATGGGAGTGTGTGACTTGAACTATTGATCGGGCCTTGCAGATATATGTCCTTATCTATCTGCCACATTTGACTTCACAACAAAAAAATGTGTCTTTGTTCCAACCACCGCGTAAGCCCCATACAGAAGATAGGCCGGTTCGTTTGAAGAGAATCTTTTCTATGATCAGACCCGATCATGTCGTGTATGATATGAACAGGCTCCGTAAGATCCAGTAGAATAAGTGATTGGCATAATCCGGattatgttttatatatttcaCTTACTAAATAGTATAGAAATGTATTCATTTCCTCTGCATTGACTCGATTTATGATACTATCGGAGTGAAACAAGGGATCTAAAGAAGAACAGAGGCTAGACTATATTAGTAACAAGTAAATCCTTTGCTTTGTATGTAAACAGTCTCGATATTTAGGGGATAAAGGCCAATTGCAAGATCTGAGACGACCCATAAAGCATTTGATCATGATCAATTTTGTAAGCCTACTTGGGTATTGAGCATTTATCTGTAAGAACTGAATTCCTTGCAATGGTTAGT
The nucleotide sequence above comes from Malus sylvestris chromosome 16, drMalSylv7.2, whole genome shotgun sequence. Encoded proteins:
- the LOC126606423 gene encoding photosystem II CP47 reaction center protein produces the protein MGLPWYRVHTVVLNDPGRLISVHIMHTALVAGWAGSMALYELAVFDPSDPVLDPMWRQGMFVIPFMTRLGITNSWGGWSITGGTVTNPGIWSYEGVAGAHIVFSGLCFLAAIWHWVYWDLEIFTDERTGKPSLDLPKIFGIHLFLSGVACFGFGAFHVTGLYGPGIWVSDPYGLTGRVQSVNPAWGVEGFDPFVPGGIASHHIAAGTLGILAGLFHLSVRPPQRLYKGLRMGNIETVLSSSIAAVFFAAFVVAGTMWYGSATTPIELFGPTRYQWDQGYFQQEIYRRIGAGLAENQSLSEAWSKIPEKLAFYDYIGNNPAKGGLFRAGSMDNGDGIAVGWLGHPIFRDKEGRELFVRRMPTFFETFPVVLVDGDGIVRADVPFRRAESKYSVEQVGVTVEFYGGELNGVSYSDPATVKKYARRAQLGEIFELDRATLKSDGVFRSSPRGWFTFGHASFALLFFFGHIWHGARTLFRDVFAGIDPDLDAQVEFGAFQKLGDPTTRRQVV